A window from Streptomyces subrutilus encodes these proteins:
- a CDS encoding ATP-binding protein, which translates to MLGHGGVDDDGTGSFVGRGPELALLEKALAEDRLITVTGPGGVGKTSLVRRALERAAGTDGPFPEGTHWAELSPLPDDRLFVATVADALDLADHTSRTLAEAVREWIGRRRLLLVLDCCEHLMPAVRTLVRDLLAAAPHLVLLLTSRQPLGTETERVLEIGPLPHPAGGGEALALFTDRAAAAAPGRRPPWSGEQLTAARAVCERLEGVPLALELAAAQLTDHSVEELADRLARRIGSLSTPHPLQPPRHRALRTAIGWSHEWCEPHERLLWLRLSVFGGPFDEDAARAVCSAPPLTTNDVPGLLAALTAKSVVRRAPDGTYRMLDTIREYGAMWLAEICEGDALRSRHAAYFRGLVRIAEDEWLGPAQRDAYRRVETAHGDVCAALDHYQATAPARALDLAGRVGFFWACCGHLHAARHYLERALAGTRPEEVDRAGRGRALWALGVTLLLQGEKELGHQIAVGCEALAGEGGPAGGGERELRPALDAAYLLGLSHLLAGRPLAARIVADNALEARPAPPFASGPRLRCHLVRVFAQTGMGLFDEARAEATALREGCAERGEYWTRAYADYQLALISLLEGRAAEAAGHAGAMLESKRELGDSFGTALGLDLLAAARGAAGEEEAAVRAYGTAHAYWQSVGHPQRGTPELAPVRERFERGARDVLGDLAYEEAFRAGVRHGHAQRTRGGDHGPG; encoded by the coding sequence GTGCTGGGACATGGCGGAGTGGACGACGACGGAACCGGCTCCTTCGTGGGGCGCGGCCCGGAACTGGCCTTACTGGAAAAGGCCCTGGCGGAGGATCGGCTGATCACCGTCACCGGGCCGGGCGGCGTCGGCAAGACCAGCCTGGTGCGGCGGGCCCTGGAACGGGCCGCCGGAACCGACGGCCCGTTCCCCGAAGGCACCCACTGGGCCGAGCTCTCCCCGCTACCCGACGACCGGCTGTTCGTCGCCACCGTCGCCGACGCGCTCGACCTCGCCGACCACACCTCCCGCACCCTGGCCGAGGCCGTCCGCGAATGGATCGGGCGGCGCCGGCTGCTCCTCGTACTGGACTGCTGCGAGCACCTGATGCCCGCCGTGCGGACCCTCGTCCGCGACCTCCTCGCCGCCGCCCCGCACCTCGTGCTCCTCCTGACGAGCCGGCAGCCCCTCGGCACCGAGACCGAACGGGTCCTGGAGATCGGGCCGTTGCCGCACCCCGCCGGAGGAGGCGAGGCGCTGGCGCTGTTCACCGACCGGGCCGCCGCCGCCGCGCCCGGACGGCGGCCGCCGTGGTCGGGAGAGCAGCTCACGGCCGCCCGCGCCGTCTGCGAACGGCTCGAAGGCGTCCCCCTCGCGCTGGAACTCGCCGCCGCGCAACTCACGGACCACAGCGTCGAGGAACTCGCCGACCGGCTCGCCCGCCGGATCGGATCGCTGTCCACCCCCCACCCCCTCCAGCCGCCCCGCCACCGGGCCCTGCGCACCGCGATCGGCTGGAGCCACGAATGGTGCGAACCGCACGAACGGCTGCTGTGGCTGCGGCTGTCCGTCTTCGGCGGCCCCTTCGACGAGGACGCCGCCCGCGCCGTCTGCTCGGCGCCGCCCCTCACCACGAACGACGTGCCGGGGCTGCTCGCGGCCCTCACCGCCAAGTCCGTCGTGCGCCGCGCGCCCGACGGCACCTACCGGATGCTCGACACGATCCGCGAGTACGGGGCCATGTGGCTCGCCGAGATCTGCGAGGGCGACGCCCTGCGCTCCCGGCACGCCGCCTACTTCCGGGGCCTGGTGCGGATCGCCGAGGACGAATGGCTCGGACCCGCGCAGCGGGACGCGTACCGGCGCGTGGAGACCGCCCACGGCGACGTGTGCGCCGCCCTCGACCACTACCAGGCCACCGCGCCCGCCCGCGCCCTCGACCTGGCCGGCCGGGTCGGCTTCTTCTGGGCCTGCTGCGGCCACCTGCACGCCGCCCGCCACTACCTGGAGCGGGCCCTGGCCGGCACCCGCCCCGAGGAGGTGGACCGGGCGGGCCGGGGCCGCGCCCTGTGGGCCCTCGGCGTGACCCTGCTGCTCCAGGGCGAGAAGGAGCTCGGCCACCAGATCGCCGTCGGCTGCGAGGCCCTGGCCGGGGAGGGCGGACCGGCCGGGGGCGGTGAGCGCGAGCTGCGGCCCGCGCTGGACGCCGCCTACCTCCTCGGCCTGAGCCACCTGCTGGCCGGGCGGCCGCTGGCCGCGCGGATCGTGGCCGACAACGCCCTGGAGGCCCGCCCCGCCCCGCCGTTCGCGTCCGGACCGCGCCTGCGCTGCCACCTGGTACGGGTCTTCGCCCAAACCGGGATGGGCCTGTTCGACGAGGCCCGCGCCGAGGCCACCGCGCTGCGGGAGGGGTGCGCGGAGCGCGGGGAGTACTGGACCCGCGCCTACGCGGACTACCAACTGGCCCTGATCAGCCTGCTGGAGGGCCGCGCCGCCGAGGCCGCCGGGCACGCCGGCGCCATGCTGGAGAGCAAGCGCGAACTGGGCGACAGCTTCGGGACGGCCCTCGGCCTCGACCTGCTGGCGGCCGCCCGCGGCGCGGCCGGCGAGGAGGAGGCCGCGGTCCGGGCGTACGGCACCGCCCACGCCTACTGGCAGTCCGTCGGCCACCCCCAGCGCGGCACCCCGGAACTGGCCCCGGTCCGCGAGCGGTTCGAGCGCGGCGCCCGTGACGTGCTCGGTGACCTCGCGTACGAGGAGGCCTTCCGCGCGGGAGTCCGGCACGGCCACGCCCAACGCACCCGGGGCGGCGACCACGGTCCCGGCTGA
- a CDS encoding beta-lactamase family protein, with translation MTPTRDQAEDIRALVEAADPGAVWAVGGPEDVHAASHEPHPDAAAPDAPHPSGPAAPHPSGPGESAELDVGGLAAVLALWPAIGSLVDEGALHLHTPLTGYGEDAAPGITAHHLLTHPDGTGALAHLAERLSGLSLAELAATRVWHPLGMTRTRFDGGTLRAPLADLARFARHLLAPTAAHTAPPGTGITPAWTAESLRIRTGELTPARGLLWHPAPHGVWAHHAALPGAAALWLAPRSMRWALLLPAAGHGPLRSAFREAVFAPPPAP, from the coding sequence CAGGCCGAAGACATCCGCGCCCTCGTGGAAGCCGCCGACCCCGGGGCGGTCTGGGCCGTCGGCGGCCCCGAGGACGTCCACGCCGCCTCCCACGAACCGCACCCCGACGCCGCGGCCCCCGACGCACCCCACCCCTCGGGCCCCGCGGCCCCCCACCCCTCGGGCCCCGGCGAGTCCGCCGAGCTCGACGTCGGCGGACTCGCCGCCGTGCTGGCCCTGTGGCCCGCCATCGGGAGCCTCGTCGACGAGGGCGCCCTCCACCTGCACACCCCGCTGACCGGCTACGGAGAGGACGCCGCCCCCGGCATCACCGCGCACCACCTCCTCACCCACCCCGACGGGACCGGCGCGCTCGCCCACCTCGCCGAGCGGCTCTCGGGGCTCTCCCTCGCGGAACTCGCCGCCACCCGCGTCTGGCACCCCCTGGGCATGACCCGCACCCGCTTCGACGGCGGCACCCTCCGGGCCCCGCTCGCCGACCTCGCCCGCTTCGCGCGCCACCTCCTCGCCCCGACCGCCGCGCACACCGCCCCGCCCGGCACCGGCATCACCCCGGCCTGGACCGCCGAGTCCCTGCGCATCCGCACCGGCGAACTCACCCCCGCCCGCGGCCTCCTCTGGCATCCCGCACCCCACGGCGTCTGGGCCCACCACGCGGCGCTGCCCGGCGCCGCCGCCCTCTGGCTCGCCCCGCGCAGCATGCGCTGGGCCCTGCTGCTGCCGGCCGCCGGGCACGGACCGCTGCGCTCCGCCTTCCGCGAAGCCGTCTTCGCCCCGCCGCCCGCCCCCTGA
- a CDS encoding gluconate:H+ symporter, with protein sequence MTGLSVETLAAAGTAPITSAGNTQLGIAVLAGIAVIVLLITRLKLHAFLALTLGSLALGVFAGAPLAKTIASFTAGLGSTVAGVGVLIALGAILGKLLADSGGADEIVDTILARAKGRAMPWAMVLIASVIGLPLFFEVGIVLLIPVVLLVAKRGNYSLMRIGIPALAGLSVMHGLIPPHPGPLVAIDALDANLGVTLALGVVVAIPTVIIAGPLFSKYAARWVDIPAPEHMVPQRPSQDLEHRPRFGATVFTVMLPVVLMLAKALVDIVVNDPDNAVQRVTDVAGSPLIALLAAVLVGMFTLGRAAGFTRDRISTTVEKSLAPIAGILLIVGAGGGFKQTLIDAGVGQMILDLSKNWAIPTLLLAWLIAVVIRLATGSATVATISAAGLVTPLAAGMSTTETALLVLAIGAGSLFFSHVNDAGFWLVKEYFGMTVGQTLKTWSVMETIISVVGLGFVLLLSLVL encoded by the coding sequence GTGACCGGTCTCAGCGTCGAGACTCTGGCAGCGGCGGGCACCGCACCGATCACCTCGGCCGGGAACACCCAGCTCGGTATCGCCGTCCTCGCGGGCATCGCCGTCATCGTCCTGCTCATCACCCGCCTCAAACTGCACGCCTTCCTGGCCCTGACCCTGGGCTCGCTGGCCCTCGGGGTCTTCGCGGGCGCCCCGCTCGCCAAGACGATCGCCAGTTTCACCGCGGGCCTCGGCTCCACGGTCGCGGGAGTGGGCGTGCTGATCGCGCTCGGCGCGATCCTGGGCAAGCTGCTGGCCGACTCGGGAGGCGCCGACGAGATCGTCGACACCATCCTGGCCCGGGCCAAGGGCCGCGCCATGCCGTGGGCCATGGTCCTGATCGCCTCGGTCATCGGGCTGCCGCTCTTCTTCGAGGTCGGCATCGTCCTGCTGATCCCGGTGGTGCTGCTCGTCGCCAAGCGCGGCAACTACTCGCTCATGCGGATCGGCATCCCGGCCCTGGCCGGCCTCTCCGTCATGCACGGGCTGATCCCGCCCCACCCCGGGCCGCTCGTCGCGATCGACGCGCTCGACGCGAACCTCGGCGTCACCCTCGCGCTCGGCGTGGTCGTCGCCATCCCGACCGTGATCATCGCCGGGCCGCTGTTCTCCAAGTACGCCGCCCGCTGGGTGGACATACCGGCGCCCGAGCACATGGTCCCGCAGCGCCCGTCGCAGGACCTGGAGCACCGGCCCCGCTTCGGCGCGACCGTCTTCACCGTCATGCTGCCGGTGGTCCTGATGCTGGCCAAGGCACTGGTCGACATCGTCGTCAACGACCCCGACAACGCCGTGCAGCGCGTCACGGACGTCGCCGGCTCACCCCTGATCGCCCTCCTCGCGGCGGTACTGGTCGGCATGTTCACCCTCGGCCGCGCGGCCGGCTTCACCCGGGACAGGATCTCGACCACGGTCGAGAAGTCCCTGGCCCCCATCGCCGGCATCCTGCTCATCGTGGGTGCGGGCGGCGGTTTCAAGCAGACCCTGATCGACGCGGGCGTCGGCCAGATGATCCTGGACCTGTCGAAGAACTGGGCGATCCCGACGCTGCTGCTGGCCTGGCTGATCGCCGTGGTCATCCGGCTCGCGACGGGTTCGGCGACCGTGGCCACCATCTCGGCCGCCGGCCTGGTGACCCCCCTGGCCGCCGGGATGTCCACCACCGAGACCGCGCTGCTGGTCCTGGCCATCGGAGCCGGCTCGCTGTTCTTCAGCCACGTCAACGACGCGGGCTTCTGGCTGGTCAAGGAGTACTTCGGGATGACCGTCGGCCAGACCCTGAAGACCTGGTCGGTCATGGAGACCATCATCTCGGTCGTCGGGCTCGGCTTCGTCCTGCTCCTGTCACTCGTCCTGTGA
- a CDS encoding gluconokinase — MSTRTARYGVSSQRVIVVMGVAGTGKTTVGRLLAEALGLPYAEGDAFHPAANVAKMSAGTPLQDADRWPWLDAIGDWIRGRNGLGGVVAASSLKRAYRDRLRAAGPRTVFVHLAGERPLIEERMAARTGHFMPPALLDSQFATLEPLQEDERGVVVDVSGSPEDITARALDALGRLGPAELPRTPEN, encoded by the coding sequence ATGTCGACGAGGACAGCGAGGTACGGCGTGAGCTCCCAGCGCGTCATTGTGGTGATGGGCGTGGCCGGTACGGGCAAGACGACCGTGGGTCGGCTGCTCGCCGAGGCGCTCGGCCTTCCGTACGCGGAGGGCGACGCGTTCCACCCGGCGGCCAACGTCGCCAAGATGTCGGCCGGCACCCCGTTGCAGGACGCGGACCGGTGGCCGTGGCTGGACGCCATCGGCGACTGGATCCGGGGCCGGAACGGGCTCGGCGGGGTCGTCGCGGCGTCCTCGCTCAAGCGCGCCTACCGCGACCGGCTGCGCGCGGCGGGGCCCCGGACGGTGTTCGTGCACCTCGCCGGCGAACGCCCGCTGATCGAGGAGCGGATGGCGGCCCGCACGGGCCACTTCATGCCCCCCGCCCTGCTGGACTCGCAGTTCGCCACCCTGGAGCCGCTCCAGGAGGACGAACGGGGCGTCGTCGTCGACGTCTCAGGATCACCCGAAGACATCACGGCCCGGGCGCTGGACGCCCTGGGCCGGCTCGGCCCGGCCGAGCTCCCCCGTACTCCCGAGAACTAA
- a CDS encoding cytochrome P450 has protein sequence MRTVQGAALGGFGALVRGLVGTRPRPADAVTASAEALHSLRARHGCAPRLLRTRSGKTVLVLLDPRDLRRFYAEPPTVLVADPPRKCRAPDPGEPLGTGPAYGGPRPERRRVDTEALTPGLPVHPSYPRFRAVLAEEARHLTAAGTLELGRVRRAVDRAARRIVLGDAAADDEQLTGWLRHLRADADDARVPQPPPNGPPSPTRTAARSPHGKADARIRAYAARAGRDTLVGRAAPHGDALGRVHPWLSALDTIPGTLLRTLLLLGAHPCELRRAATEAAGDPGPGELPRLRACVREALRLYPAVPELVRVARTETRWQGVSHPAGTTVLLPAGFHQRDPEQVPAAHAFVPDRWKGPGADRDVRMAPFGHGAGRCPGDQLGLLLTAALCAEVLRGHRIEAVRPALDPVEPLPALLDPRAIRLSLTRR, from the coding sequence ATGCGCACGGTCCAAGGGGCCGCCCTGGGCGGCTTCGGCGCCCTCGTTCGCGGCCTGGTCGGCACCCGGCCCCGCCCCGCGGACGCGGTGACCGCCTCCGCCGAGGCCCTGCACTCCCTGCGCGCCCGCCACGGCTGCGCACCCCGCCTGCTGCGGACCCGGTCCGGCAAGACCGTACTGGTCCTCCTCGATCCGCGGGACCTGCGCCGGTTCTACGCCGAACCCCCGACCGTCCTGGTGGCGGACCCGCCGCGCAAGTGCCGGGCACCGGACCCCGGCGAACCCCTGGGGACCGGCCCGGCGTACGGAGGGCCGCGGCCGGAGCGGCGCCGCGTCGACACCGAGGCGCTGACCCCGGGCCTGCCCGTCCACCCGTCGTACCCGCGGTTCCGCGCCGTCCTGGCCGAGGAGGCCCGGCACCTCACCGCCGCCGGCACCCTCGAACTCGGCCGGGTGCGCAGGGCCGTGGACCGGGCCGCGCGCCGGATCGTGCTCGGCGACGCGGCCGCCGACGACGAGCAGCTCACCGGCTGGCTCCGGCACCTGCGCGCCGACGCCGACGACGCCCGCGTTCCGCAGCCGCCACCGAACGGCCCGCCGAGCCCGACCCGCACCGCCGCCCGCTCACCGCACGGCAAGGCCGACGCCCGCATCCGCGCCTACGCCGCACGGGCCGGCCGCGACACCCTGGTCGGCCGGGCCGCGCCGCACGGCGACGCCCTCGGCCGGGTCCACCCGTGGCTGTCGGCGCTTGACACTATCCCCGGGACGCTGCTGCGCACCCTGCTGCTGCTCGGCGCCCACCCGTGCGAGCTGCGCCGCGCCGCCACCGAGGCGGCCGGCGACCCCGGCCCGGGAGAACTGCCCCGGCTGCGGGCCTGCGTCAGGGAGGCGCTGCGCCTGTACCCGGCCGTCCCCGAACTGGTCCGCGTCGCCCGCACCGAGACCCGCTGGCAGGGGGTGAGCCACCCCGCCGGCACCACCGTGCTGCTGCCCGCCGGCTTCCACCAGCGCGACCCGGAGCAGGTGCCGGCCGCGCACGCGTTCGTGCCGGACCGCTGGAAGGGCCCGGGCGCCGACCGGGACGTCCGGATGGCGCCGTTCGGCCACGGGGCCGGCCGCTGCCCCGGCGACCAGCTCGGCCTGCTGCTCACCGCCGCGCTCTGCGCCGAGGTGCTGCGCGGCCACCGGATCGAGGCCGTCCGACCGGCCCTGGACCCCGTGGAACCGCTGCCCGCGCTGCTCGACCCGCGCGCGATCCGGCTCTCTCTCACCCGCCGCTGA
- a CDS encoding FadR/GntR family transcriptional regulator has translation MSSEDGPGQGLHSRVLGTLGRAITAGEYRPGSVLRTDEIAERFDASRTVVREVVRVLESMRLVESRRRVGVTVRPTDEWNVYDPRVIRWRLAGADRPRQLRSLTVLRSAIEPVAAGLAATLATPDQCAALTEAALGMVRTSRGHQLDGYLRHDIAFHRIVLTASGNEMFARLGDVVAAVLTGRTRHDVMFHDPDPAAVTLHVQVAEAVREGDAARAEALTRQIAAGALDELDVLAP, from the coding sequence ATGAGCAGCGAAGACGGTCCCGGGCAGGGTCTCCACTCCCGTGTGCTGGGCACCCTCGGCCGCGCGATCACGGCGGGGGAGTACCGGCCGGGCAGCGTGCTGCGCACCGACGAGATCGCCGAGCGCTTCGACGCCTCACGCACCGTGGTCCGCGAGGTGGTGCGCGTGCTGGAGTCCATGCGCCTGGTCGAGTCCCGACGCCGCGTGGGCGTCACCGTCCGCCCCACCGACGAGTGGAACGTCTACGATCCGCGCGTCATCCGCTGGCGGCTGGCCGGCGCCGACCGCCCCCGCCAACTGCGCTCCCTCACCGTGCTGCGCTCCGCGATCGAACCCGTCGCCGCCGGACTCGCCGCGACCCTCGCCACCCCCGACCAGTGCGCCGCGCTCACCGAGGCCGCCCTCGGCATGGTCCGCACCTCGCGCGGCCACCAGCTCGACGGCTACCTGCGCCACGACATCGCCTTCCACCGCATCGTCCTGACCGCCTCCGGCAACGAGATGTTCGCCCGGCTCGGCGACGTCGTCGCGGCCGTACTGACCGGGCGCACCCGCCACGACGTCATGTTCCACGACCCCGACCCGGCCGCCGTCACCCTGCACGTCCAGGTGGCCGAGGCCGTCCGGGAGGGCGACGCGGCGCGCGCCGAGGCACTCACGCGGCAGATCGCGGCCGGCGCCCTGGACGAGCTGGACGTACTGGCCCCGTAG